One segment of Stappia sp. 28M-7 DNA contains the following:
- a CDS encoding aminotransferase class V-fold PLP-dependent enzyme: MTVIDQAPVNPLFAEDPDGIAGTTLADVGRLFPIKQKRTYLNNASIGALSLPVVAAVERFLGNCRDNGRNDYPRWCSHADEVIKSRVGQLIGARHSEIAFVKNTTEGLVNVANGLAWREGDNVVLPDIEYPSNVYCWMKLATRGVNIRWVKNRGGRILVDDIREAIDARTRLVSLSSVQFSNGFRQDLEATATLCREKGVLLNLDAIQWVGALEMDVERYGIDFMSFGGHKWMLAPVGTGIFYCRDAVLDQLEPTSVGYHTVDRGEAHMDYVLDYRPGAGRFEEALVNFPGIWGLDAAVRMQLALTPRAIEAHILSLTARAAEGLRAKGYEIHSPFGEGERSGNLSFSHPAFAPEELDKRLGGAGVDLAQRGGRLRISPSYYNDADEIDRLVDVLP, from the coding sequence ATGACTGTCATCGACCAGGCGCCCGTCAACCCGCTGTTCGCCGAGGATCCGGACGGGATCGCCGGCACCACGCTGGCCGATGTCGGCCGCCTGTTCCCGATCAAGCAGAAGCGCACCTATCTCAACAACGCCTCCATCGGCGCGCTGAGCCTGCCGGTGGTCGCCGCCGTCGAGCGCTTCCTCGGCAATTGCCGCGACAATGGCCGCAACGACTATCCCCGCTGGTGCAGCCATGCGGACGAGGTGATCAAGTCGCGGGTGGGCCAGCTGATCGGCGCCCGCCACAGCGAGATCGCCTTCGTCAAGAACACCACGGAAGGCCTCGTCAACGTCGCCAACGGCCTGGCCTGGCGGGAGGGCGACAATGTCGTCCTGCCGGATATCGAATATCCCTCCAACGTCTATTGCTGGATGAAGCTGGCGACCCGGGGCGTCAACATCCGCTGGGTGAAGAACCGCGGCGGGCGGATCCTCGTCGACGACATCCGCGAGGCGATCGACGCGCGCACGCGCCTCGTCTCGCTGAGCTCGGTGCAGTTCTCCAACGGCTTCCGCCAGGACCTGGAGGCGACCGCGACGCTGTGCCGGGAAAAGGGCGTGCTGCTCAACCTCGACGCCATCCAGTGGGTCGGCGCGCTGGAGATGGATGTCGAGCGCTACGGCATCGACTTCATGTCCTTCGGCGGCCACAAGTGGATGCTGGCGCCCGTCGGTACCGGCATCTTCTACTGCCGCGATGCGGTGCTCGACCAGCTGGAGCCGACCTCGGTCGGCTACCACACGGTCGACCGCGGCGAGGCGCATATGGACTATGTGCTGGACTATCGTCCCGGCGCCGGGCGCTTCGAGGAGGCGTTGGTCAACTTCCCCGGCATCTGGGGCCTGGATGCGGCCGTGCGCATGCAGCTCGCGCTGACGCCGCGCGCCATCGAGGCGCATATCCTGTCGCTCACCGCCCGCGCCGCCGAAGGCCTGCGGGCCAAGGGCTACGAGATCCACAGCCCGTTCGGCGAGGGCGAGCGCTCGGGAAATCTTTCCTTCAGCCATCCGGCCTTCGCGCCGGAAGAGCTCGACAAGCGACTGGGCGGGGCCGGTGTCGACCTTGCCCAGCGGGGCGGCCGCCTGCGGATCTCGCCCAGCTACTACAACGACGCCGACGAGATCGACCGTCTCGTCGACGTGTTGCCGTGA
- a CDS encoding ABC transporter substrate-binding protein, with the protein MEMTRRSFALTGLTALTGLALGGTSLSAFAAGKAGTLRYGTVTEVTNIDPHIYAGNSWKVLIGVLYSPLVTFDTKGEIVPAVAESWEQPDAATIVFRLREGVTFHDGSALTADDVVFSLERIRDEATGATLRGYLVDCTIAKVDERTVEVKKSEPDASLLSVLALPEAAMVSKAWVESGVNIKSQANGTGPFTLAEYESGVRARLAANPSYFIEGEPKLETVDFRMIKSDDARVSALRSGQLDMIDFVPWKDIDMLARMPNFEVDSASGAFMSVWFNATKAPFDDPRVRRAMAFAVDREAISRAAFFGHGTPIFSVPTPPDSPYFNADLKGAVSLDLEKAKALLAEAGHGEGLDMELIVYQGLGIYTTTAQILQANLKEIGVNVSIRLVEWSDLVSRKNGADYDAMIYGVSMKLNDPDAYSYYLGSESAYWAKPIGYRDETLEALLDEGRQLTDQGARKAVYAKAEERILETMPWIFINYREQAQAYTRKVKGYVHLGGALSEAAPAISLPKIALD; encoded by the coding sequence ATGGAAATGACACGTCGCAGCTTTGCCCTGACGGGCCTGACAGCCCTGACGGGCCTTGCCCTCGGCGGCACCTCGCTCAGCGCCTTTGCCGCCGGCAAGGCCGGGACCCTGCGCTACGGCACGGTGACCGAGGTCACCAACATCGATCCGCACATCTATGCCGGCAACTCCTGGAAGGTGCTGATCGGTGTTCTCTACTCTCCCCTCGTCACCTTCGACACCAAGGGCGAGATCGTGCCGGCGGTGGCCGAAAGCTGGGAGCAGCCGGATGCGGCGACCATCGTCTTCCGCCTGCGCGAGGGCGTGACCTTCCATGACGGCAGCGCGCTGACCGCGGACGACGTCGTCTTCTCGCTGGAGCGCATCCGCGACGAGGCGACCGGCGCGACGCTGCGCGGCTATCTGGTCGATTGCACCATCGCCAAGGTCGACGAGCGCACGGTCGAGGTGAAGAAGTCGGAGCCCGACGCCTCGCTCCTGTCCGTGCTGGCGCTGCCCGAGGCGGCGATGGTGTCGAAGGCCTGGGTGGAGTCCGGCGTCAACATCAAGTCGCAGGCCAACGGCACCGGCCCCTTCACGCTGGCCGAATACGAGTCCGGCGTGCGCGCCCGCCTTGCTGCCAACCCCTCCTACTTCATCGAGGGCGAGCCGAAGCTCGAGACGGTCGACTTCCGCATGATCAAGAGCGACGATGCGCGCGTCTCCGCCCTGCGGTCCGGCCAGCTCGACATGATCGACTTCGTGCCGTGGAAGGACATCGACATGCTGGCGCGCATGCCGAACTTCGAGGTGGACTCCGCCTCCGGCGCCTTCATGAGCGTGTGGTTCAATGCCACCAAGGCGCCGTTCGACGATCCGCGGGTGCGCCGGGCGATGGCCTTCGCCGTCGACCGCGAGGCGATCTCGCGCGCCGCCTTCTTCGGCCACGGCACGCCGATCTTCTCGGTGCCGACGCCGCCGGACTCGCCCTATTTCAATGCCGACCTGAAGGGCGCCGTCTCCCTCGACCTCGAAAAGGCGAAGGCGCTTCTGGCCGAGGCCGGCCACGGCGAGGGCCTCGACATGGAGTTGATCGTCTACCAGGGCCTCGGCATCTACACGACGACCGCCCAGATCCTGCAGGCCAACCTCAAGGAGATCGGCGTCAACGTCTCGATCCGCCTGGTGGAATGGTCCGATCTGGTCTCGCGCAAGAACGGCGCGGACTACGACGCGATGATCTACGGCGTCTCCATGAAGCTGAACGACCCGGACGCCTACAGCTACTATCTCGGCTCGGAATCCGCATACTGGGCCAAGCCCATCGGCTACCGGGACGAGACGCTGGAGGCGCTGCTCGACGAGGGCCGCCAGCTCACCGACCAGGGCGCGCGCAAGGCCGTCTACGCCAAGGCGGAGGAGCGGATCCTCGAGACGATGCCGTGGATCTTCATCAACTACCGCGAACAGGCCCAGGCCTATACGCGCAAGGTGAAGGGCTATGTGCATCTCGGCGGCGCGCTGAGCGAGGCAGCCCCGGCCATCTCGCTGCCGAAGATCGCCCTCGACTGA
- a CDS encoding ABC transporter permease — protein sequence MLRFLGHRLSSALLTLAIAAVAVFLVARMIPGDPVMIMLGEATGGDPAAVARMRNELGLDRSLFVQFGNWAMRLLQGDFGVSIRSGEPVLDDLLLRIPRSLELIAGGLLVAVLLGLPLGILSARNRGRLSGAISSIVSVIGFSAPVFVSGVILVVVFGVWLQVLPSSGYVPFADDPLLHLSCLVLPSLAIGLNFMGVVARVTRASLIDTMDNDYVALARAKGLSRGRAMIRHALPNAMVPVIAIIGIRAGNLLGGTVIVEALFDWPGLSSLLVSASFSRDYPVIQGSLIAIFAIFILISLLIDLAQSFFDPRVRATA from the coding sequence ATGCTGAGGTTCCTCGGCCACCGGCTTTCCTCCGCCCTGCTGACGCTGGCCATCGCCGCCGTGGCGGTGTTCCTCGTCGCCCGCATGATCCCCGGCGATCCGGTGATGATCATGCTGGGCGAGGCCACCGGCGGCGATCCGGCGGCGGTTGCGCGCATGCGCAACGAACTGGGCCTCGACCGGTCCCTCTTCGTCCAGTTCGGCAACTGGGCGATGCGCCTGCTGCAGGGCGACTTCGGCGTCTCCATCCGCTCCGGCGAGCCGGTGCTCGACGACCTGCTGCTGCGCATCCCCCGCAGCCTGGAACTCATCGCCGGCGGCTTGCTGGTCGCCGTCCTGCTCGGCCTGCCGCTCGGCATCCTGTCGGCGCGCAACCGCGGCCGCCTGTCCGGTGCGATCAGCTCCATCGTCTCGGTGATCGGCTTTTCCGCGCCCGTCTTCGTCTCGGGCGTCATCCTCGTGGTCGTCTTCGGCGTCTGGCTGCAGGTGCTGCCCTCCTCGGGCTACGTGCCCTTCGCCGACGATCCCCTGCTGCACCTGTCCTGTCTCGTCCTGCCCTCGCTGGCCATCGGGCTCAACTTCATGGGCGTGGTCGCCCGCGTCACCCGCGCCAGCCTGATCGACACGATGGACAACGACTATGTGGCGCTCGCCCGTGCCAAGGGCCTGTCGCGGGGGCGGGCGATGATCCGCCACGCGCTGCCCAATGCCATGGTGCCGGTGATCGCCATCATCGGCATCCGCGCCGGCAACCTGCTCGGCGGCACGGTCATCGTCGAGGCGCTGTTCGACTGGCCGGGCCTCAGCTCGCTGCTGGTCAGCGCCTCCTTCTCGCGCGACTACCCGGTGATCCAGGGCAGCCTGATCGCCATCTTCGCGATCTTCATCCTCATCAGCCTGCTGATCGACCTCGCCCAGAGCTTCTTCGACCCGCGCGTGAGGGCCACCGCATGA
- a CDS encoding ABC transporter permease has product MTTTFLSTFLRELGSRRNLAASAALLFLLVVAVLSAAAPLLPIQDPLAIDTLNILSGPSQAHWLGTDELGRDILSRIIHGGRISLGVALSAVLLAGVLGTLLGVLIGFCGPRVEAVAMRLIDVFVSLPEIFVALIALALLGGGLGTLIGTIGLIYCPQFARVVYNMTRSIRAREHVLAARSLGAGRLWLIRHEALPNLYSIIAVQASVTFSFALLMEAGLSFLGLGVQPPTPSWGQMVGILKNYIYINPWSAVFPGLALFFVVLAVNLVGDLLQDVLNPELRK; this is encoded by the coding sequence ATGACGACCACCTTCCTCTCGACCTTCCTGCGCGAGCTGGGCAGCCGGCGGAACCTGGCCGCCTCCGCCGCCCTGCTGTTCCTGCTCGTCGTCGCGGTGCTGTCCGCTGCCGCGCCCCTGCTGCCGATCCAGGATCCGCTGGCCATCGACACGCTCAACATCCTCTCCGGCCCCTCGCAGGCGCACTGGCTGGGCACCGACGAGCTCGGCCGCGACATCCTCTCGCGCATCATCCATGGCGGGCGCATCTCGCTCGGCGTCGCCCTGTCGGCGGTGCTGCTCGCCGGCGTGCTCGGCACGTTGCTCGGCGTGCTGATCGGCTTTTGCGGCCCACGCGTCGAGGCGGTCGCCATGCGGCTGATCGATGTCTTCGTGTCGCTGCCGGAAATCTTCGTCGCGCTGATCGCGCTGGCGCTGCTCGGCGGTGGCCTCGGCACGCTGATCGGCACGATCGGGCTGATCTACTGCCCGCAATTCGCCCGCGTCGTCTACAACATGACCCGCTCGATCCGCGCCCGCGAGCATGTGCTGGCGGCGCGCTCGCTCGGCGCCGGCCGGCTCTGGCTGATCCGCCACGAGGCGCTGCCGAACCTTTATTCGATCATCGCCGTGCAGGCCTCGGTCACCTTCTCCTTCGCGCTGCTGATGGAGGCGGGGCTGAGCTTCCTCGGTCTCGGCGTGCAGCCGCCGACCCCGTCCTGGGGCCAGATGGTCGGCATTCTCAAGAACTACATCTACATCAATCCCTGGTCGGCCGTGTTCCCGGGTCTTGCCCTGTTCTTCGTGGTGCTGGCGGTCAATCTCGTCGGCGACCTGCTGCAGGACGTCCTCAATCCGGAGCTGCGCAAATGA
- a CDS encoding ABC transporter ATP-binding protein, which translates to MTAAPLLSVRDLSVRFGDFLAVDGVGFDVAPGEVVCIVGESGSGKSVTGRAIMGLLDGSVRRSGEILLRGEALQEATEKRMNAVRGKEISMIFQEPMTALNPGMRVGAQIAEVLLLHFPVTRAEAMRRAVALLERVGIRDAKTRARAFPHELSGGMRQRVMIAIACAADPALIIADEPTTALDVTVQAQVLELLFQMQRELGSAVVFVTHDLGVVAGIADRVVVLYRGKVVEQGTVTEIFTRARHPYTRALIAAAPDVELPRTPGLRFPTVDTDAIFGRADGAPAPVASSVPSAPVPAAPAAAAESEEDAATPALELRTLRRTFRLGGGILPFGGKSLHAVNGVSLTIAPGTTTALIGESGSGKSTLGRCVARLDRPTSGDILYRGRDVVSLRGDELMAFRRQVQTIFQDPFASLNPRRTVGDAVTDGLAIHGLAGRAERHERARALLARVGLDPDYVSRYPHQFSGGQRQRIAIARALALDPRFIVADEAVSALDVSVRAQVLNLLSDLQDEHRLSFLFITHDLSTVRQFADRVAIMRAGEIVEEGETEEIFTDPQHEYTRSLLAAVPRIHLESAHRLRPLPA; encoded by the coding sequence ATGACCGCCGCCCCGCTGCTGTCCGTCCGCGACCTGTCCGTCCGCTTCGGCGATTTCCTGGCGGTCGACGGTGTCGGCTTCGATGTCGCGCCCGGCGAGGTCGTGTGCATCGTCGGCGAATCCGGGTCCGGCAAGTCGGTCACCGGCCGTGCGATCATGGGCCTGCTCGACGGTTCGGTCCGCCGCAGCGGCGAGATCCTGCTGCGTGGCGAAGCGCTGCAGGAGGCGACCGAAAAGCGGATGAACGCGGTGCGCGGCAAGGAGATCTCGATGATCTTCCAGGAGCCGATGACCGCGCTCAATCCGGGCATGCGGGTCGGCGCCCAGATCGCCGAGGTCCTGCTGCTGCATTTCCCCGTCACCCGGGCCGAGGCCATGCGCCGGGCGGTGGCGCTGCTCGAGCGGGTCGGCATTCGCGATGCGAAGACGCGCGCCCGCGCCTTCCCGCACGAGCTGTCCGGCGGCATGCGCCAGCGGGTGATGATCGCCATCGCCTGCGCCGCCGATCCGGCGCTGATCATCGCCGACGAGCCTACCACCGCGCTCGACGTCACCGTGCAGGCGCAGGTGCTGGAACTGCTGTTCCAGATGCAGCGCGAGCTCGGCTCGGCCGTCGTCTTCGTCACCCACGACCTCGGCGTCGTCGCCGGCATCGCCGACCGCGTCGTGGTGCTCTATCGCGGCAAGGTGGTGGAACAGGGCACGGTCACGGAGATCTTCACCCGGGCGCGGCATCCCTATACCCGCGCGCTGATCGCCGCCGCGCCCGATGTCGAGCTGCCGCGCACGCCGGGCCTGCGTTTTCCGACCGTCGACACGGATGCGATCTTCGGCCGGGCCGATGGCGCGCCCGCTCCTGTGGCCTCTTCCGTGCCCTCCGCCCCGGTTCCTGCCGCGCCCGCCGCTGCGGCCGAAAGCGAGGAGGACGCGGCAACGCCGGCGCTGGAGCTGCGCACTCTGCGCCGCACCTTCCGCCTCGGCGGCGGCATCCTGCCCTTCGGCGGCAAGTCCCTGCACGCGGTCAACGGCGTCAGCCTGACCATCGCGCCGGGCACCACCACGGCGCTGATCGGCGAATCCGGCTCGGGCAAGAGCACGCTCGGGCGCTGCGTCGCCCGGCTCGACCGGCCGACGTCCGGCGACATCCTCTATCGCGGTCGCGATGTGGTCTCCCTGCGCGGCGACGAGCTGATGGCCTTCCGCCGCCAGGTCCAGACGATCTTCCAGGACCCGTTCGCCTCGCTCAACCCGCGCCGCACCGTCGGCGATGCGGTGACCGACGGGCTCGCCATCCACGGCCTTGCCGGGCGGGCCGAGCGGCACGAGCGGGCGCGGGCGCTGCTTGCCCGCGTCGGCCTCGACCCGGACTACGTCTCGCGCTATCCGCACCAGTTCTCCGGCGGCCAGCGCCAGCGCATCGCCATCGCAAGGGCGCTGGCCCTCGACCCGCGCTTCATCGTCGCCGACGAGGCGGTGTCGGCGCTGGACGTCTCCGTGCGGGCGCAGGTGCTGAACCTGCTCTCCGACCTGCAGGACGAGCACCGCCTGTCCTTCCTCTTCATCACCCACGACCTGTCGACCGTGCGCCAGTTCGCCGACCGGGTGGCGATCATGCGCGCCGGCGAGATCGTCGAGGAAGGCGAGACCGAGGAAATCTTCACCGACCCGCAGCACGAGTACACGCGCAGCCTGCTCGCCGCCGTGCCGCGCATCCATCTGGAGAGCGCCCACCGCCTGCGGCCCCTGCCGGCCTGA
- a CDS encoding LysE family translocator has translation MDPTSLMALAIYAFVMSITPGPNNLMLTTSGLVFGMARTWPHILGIPFGVAVQLSAVGAGLGAIFALEPRLQVALKVIGTLYLLWLAAKLWRAGELRDASMARPIGFFQAAAFQFVNPKAWLIAGTVIAAFVAPGEGYAGRLAMVCLVFTVIGIPCMSVWAAFGAGLRQVLKDRRKLLLVNRTMAALAALTAVLFWL, from the coding sequence ATGGATCCCACCTCTCTGATGGCGCTTGCCATCTATGCCTTCGTGATGTCGATCACGCCGGGCCCCAACAACCTGATGCTGACGACCTCCGGCCTCGTTTTCGGCATGGCCCGCACCTGGCCGCATATCCTGGGCATTCCCTTCGGCGTCGCGGTGCAGCTGAGCGCGGTCGGTGCGGGTCTTGGCGCCATCTTCGCGCTGGAGCCGCGGCTGCAGGTGGCGCTGAAGGTCATCGGCACGCTCTATCTGCTGTGGCTGGCGGCAAAGCTCTGGCGCGCGGGCGAATTGCGCGATGCCTCCATGGCCCGGCCCATCGGCTTCTTCCAGGCCGCCGCCTTCCAGTTCGTCAATCCGAAGGCCTGGTTGATCGCCGGCACGGTGATCGCCGCCTTCGTCGCGCCCGGCGAGGGCTATGCCGGCCGGCTGGCGATGGTCTGCCTCGTCTTCACCGTGATCGGCATTCCCTGCATGTCGGTCTGGGCAGCCTTCGGCGCGGGGCTGCGGCAAGTGCTCAAGGACCGGCGCAAGCTGCTGCTGGTCAACCGGACGATGGCCGCGCTCGCAGCCCTCACCGCCGTCCTGTTCTGGCTGTGA
- a CDS encoding cupin domain-containing protein produces the protein MTRETAPLVASAVSLTEAGADNLYAWGEGCLGWRLLDQEGLQLRQELMQPGTSETPHLHRRARQVFYVLEGEMTLRMPEGTLRARPRQAIHVPPGRPHWVRNDGPGDLVFLLASAPSTAGDRIEVETAGWAPLPPDDANERDDR, from the coding sequence ATGACCCGCGAAACCGCACCCCTTGTCGCTTCCGCCGTCTCGCTGACCGAGGCTGGCGCCGACAATCTCTACGCCTGGGGCGAGGGCTGCCTCGGCTGGCGCCTGCTGGATCAGGAGGGCCTGCAGCTGCGCCAGGAGCTGATGCAGCCGGGCACCAGCGAGACGCCGCACCTGCACCGCCGCGCCCGCCAGGTCTTCTACGTGCTGGAGGGCGAGATGACCCTGCGCATGCCGGAAGGGACGCTGCGCGCCCGCCCGCGCCAGGCGATCCACGTTCCGCCCGGCCGCCCCCATTGGGTGCGCAACGACGGGCCCGGCGATCTGGTCTTCCTGCTCGCCTCCGCGCCCTCCACCGCCGGCGACCGTATCGAGGTCGAAACCGCCGGCTGGGCGCCCCTTCCTCCCGATGATGCAAACGAGAGAGATGACCGATGA
- a CDS encoding cupin domain-containing protein has translation MTSPIVRPPIVRPDALPLQTQRHGETFEADTAAIAAPLGARHLGARYVEVPAGKKAWPFHCHHANDEMFVIFAGSGRLRYGGDEHPVSAGDVVVCPAGGPQTAHQLIAGPDAPLRYLAISSMREPDVMEYPDSGKLVVFAGSAPGGDKAARRLDLVLRGDATAGYWDGEA, from the coding sequence ATGACCTCCCCGATCGTGCGGCCCCCGATTGTGCGGCCCGATGCCCTGCCGCTCCAGACCCAGCGCCATGGCGAGACCTTCGAGGCCGACACGGCCGCCATCGCCGCGCCGCTCGGCGCCCGCCATCTCGGCGCGCGCTATGTCGAGGTGCCGGCCGGCAAGAAGGCCTGGCCGTTTCATTGCCACCACGCCAATGACGAGATGTTCGTGATCTTCGCCGGCTCCGGCCGGCTGCGCTACGGGGGCGATGAACACCCGGTCAGTGCCGGCGATGTCGTCGTCTGCCCGGCCGGCGGGCCGCAGACCGCGCACCAGCTGATCGCCGGGCCGGACGCGCCGCTGCGCTATCTCGCCATCAGCAGCATGCGCGAGCCGGATGTGATGGAATATCCCGACAGCGGCAAGCTGGTGGTGTTTGCCGGCTCCGCCCCCGGCGGCGACAAAGCCGCGCGGCGGCTGGATCTGGTGCTGCGCGGCGATGCGACCGCCGGTTACTGGGACGGCGAGGCCTGA
- a CDS encoding LysR substrate-binding domain-containing protein: protein MRLGVPLTALRAFEAAARHLSIKEAAGEIGVTPSAVSHQLRVLETVLGVELMRRVGPRLELTETGRMLSPELTAGFGRIAGAVGLVRSERKLGPLRLSMLPTFAAHWLSPRLSRYPFARAGFELLISTGQDRADLSAGAADAAVRHGDGHWPGVVAERLFEETVGLLGAPGMATGGEDELRARVGRTNLFLSQNRRENFARWNASLPGGPLQPAAVTVVDSAGLGLKAAIDGAGVTLAGIEIAGQDIAAGRLTPLFAHKVPANAGYYLCYPPALERDRRIRNVRAWLLAEAGQASPSQ from the coding sequence GTGCGACTCGGTGTGCCGCTGACGGCGCTGCGCGCCTTCGAGGCGGCGGCGCGCCATCTGTCGATCAAGGAGGCGGCGGGCGAGATCGGCGTGACGCCGTCGGCGGTGAGCCACCAGCTGCGCGTGCTGGAAACGGTGCTGGGCGTCGAGCTGATGCGGCGGGTCGGGCCGCGGCTGGAGCTGACGGAAACCGGACGCATGCTGTCGCCGGAACTGACGGCGGGCTTCGGCCGGATCGCCGGGGCGGTCGGGCTGGTCAGGAGCGAGCGCAAGCTCGGCCCCTTGCGCCTGTCGATGCTGCCGACCTTCGCCGCGCACTGGCTGTCGCCGCGGCTGAGCCGCTATCCTTTCGCCCGGGCCGGGTTCGAGCTGCTGATCTCGACCGGGCAGGACCGGGCCGACCTCTCGGCCGGGGCGGCGGATGCGGCCGTGCGGCATGGCGACGGCCACTGGCCGGGCGTCGTCGCGGAGCGATTGTTCGAGGAGACGGTGGGGCTGCTCGGCGCGCCCGGCATGGCGACGGGCGGGGAGGACGAGTTGCGCGCCCGTGTCGGCCGCACGAACCTCTTCCTGTCGCAGAACCGGCGGGAGAATTTCGCCCGCTGGAACGCGTCGCTGCCGGGCGGGCCGTTGCAGCCGGCGGCGGTGACCGTCGTCGATTCCGCCGGGCTCGGCCTCAAGGCCGCCATCGACGGGGCCGGCGTGACCCTGGCCGGGATCGAGATCGCCGGGCAGGACATCGCCGCCGGGCGGCTCACGCCGCTGTTCGCCCACAAGGTGCCGGCCAATGCCGGCTACTATCTGTGCTATCCGCCGGCGCTGGAGCGCGACCGGCGGATCCGCAACGTGCGCGCCTGGCTGCTGGCCGAGGCGGGTCAGGCCTCGCCGTCCCAGTAA
- a CDS encoding PLP-dependent aminotransferase family protein has protein sequence MRLRSPWQPRLAEGAGPPGERLAAALSQDILSGALEVGARLPAQRDLAWRLGIGLGTVTKAYAVLERRGLLRSVRGSGSFVAATEARKGPLVDLSRNAPPSGVSERLLARTLAAVSRRLDADVFNAYPPVAGHARYRNEMARWFRRLGMEADPQCLLLAGGAQHALAVALSTLCGPGGTLLVEAQTYPGVLALARHMGLRVLAVAMDAEGMLPDALDEVLDGLRSEGGIAVYLTPTMQNPTTGSMGRGRREAIVAVCRARDAMLVEDDVYTLAPEAEFPPLAGLAPERVVYINSLSKTLNPSLRVGGLVVPPALVARTEAALHASGLMISPLGCVVMEQWVLDGTAEAIGTAIREEAARRRALAGAILGPAMRDARHVGYHVWLPLLAGQAAVLEAAARALGILVTPPASTAAAPGTPANEASCGVRLCLGAPAMDELETALRAIAGLVENLEAGAPPPVLA, from the coding sequence ATGCGCCTGCGTTCGCCCTGGCAGCCCCGCCTGGCGGAAGGGGCCGGCCCGCCCGGCGAACGGCTCGCCGCCGCCCTGTCGCAGGACATCCTGTCGGGCGCGCTTGAGGTCGGCGCGCGCCTTCCCGCGCAGCGCGATCTCGCCTGGCGCCTCGGCATCGGGCTCGGCACCGTGACCAAGGCTTATGCCGTGCTGGAACGGCGCGGGTTGCTGCGCTCGGTGCGCGGCTCGGGCAGCTTCGTCGCCGCCACCGAGGCGCGCAAGGGTCCGCTCGTCGACCTGTCGCGCAACGCCCCGCCCTCCGGCGTCAGCGAACGGCTGCTCGCCCGCACCCTGGCCGCCGTCTCCCGTAGGCTCGATGCGGATGTGTTCAACGCCTATCCGCCGGTCGCCGGCCATGCCCGCTACCGCAACGAGATGGCCCGCTGGTTCCGCCGCCTCGGCATGGAGGCCGACCCGCAGTGCCTGCTGCTGGCGGGCGGCGCCCAGCATGCGTTGGCGGTTGCGCTCTCCACCCTTTGCGGTCCCGGCGGCACGCTGCTGGTCGAGGCGCAGACTTATCCCGGCGTCCTCGCGCTCGCCCGGCATATGGGCCTGCGCGTGCTCGCCGTTGCGATGGACGCCGAAGGCATGCTGCCCGATGCGCTGGACGAGGTGCTGGACGGCTTGCGGTCGGAGGGCGGCATCGCGGTCTACCTGACCCCGACCATGCAGAACCCGACCACCGGCTCGATGGGGCGCGGCCGGCGCGAGGCGATCGTCGCGGTCTGCCGTGCGCGCGACGCAATGCTGGTGGAGGACGATGTCTACACGCTGGCGCCGGAGGCCGAGTTCCCCCCGCTCGCCGGCCTTGCGCCCGAGCGCGTCGTCTACATCAACAGCCTGTCGAAGACCCTGAACCCCTCCTTGCGCGTCGGCGGTCTGGTGGTGCCCCCGGCCCTTGTCGCCCGCACGGAAGCGGCACTTCACGCCAGCGGGCTGATGATCTCGCCGCTCGGCTGCGTGGTGATGGAACAATGGGTGCTCGACGGCACCGCCGAGGCGATCGGCACCGCCATCCGTGAGGAGGCCGCGCGCCGCCGGGCGCTGGCCGGGGCGATCCTCGGCCCCGCGATGCGCGACGCGCGCCATGTTGGCTATCACGTCTGGCTGCCGCTCCTCGCCGGGCAGGCCGCGGTGCTGGAGGCCGCCGCCCGGGCGCTGGGCATCCTCGTCACCCCGCCCGCCTCCACCGCCGCCGCGCCCGGCACCCCGGCGAATGAGGCCTCCTGCGGCGTGCGGCTGTGCCTCGGCGCGCCCGCCATGGACGAGCTGGAGACGGCGCTGCGCGCCATTGCCGGCCTCGTCGAAAATCTCGAGGCAGGCGCGCCACCGCCCGTCCTAGCCTGA
- a CDS encoding alpha/beta hydrolase: MTDGLVLPGIGGSGEAHWQSLWEAEDAGLARFAPADWDRPELAEWTGALERALSNFSRPPLLIAHSLACLLVAHAAERLSGRVRGAFLVAVPDPDGPAFPTQAASFRDVPARALPFPVLIIASSDDPYGTTEHARRRARDWGAGLVEIGARGHINGASGLGVWREGRMLFDAFAAGARASG; this comes from the coding sequence ATGACAGACGGACTGGTTCTTCCCGGCATCGGCGGATCGGGCGAGGCGCATTGGCAGAGCCTTTGGGAAGCGGAGGATGCCGGGCTGGCGCGCTTTGCCCCGGCCGACTGGGACCGGCCGGAGCTTGCCGAGTGGACGGGCGCGCTGGAGCGGGCGCTCAGCAACTTTTCGCGGCCGCCGCTGCTGATCGCGCACAGCCTCGCCTGCCTGCTGGTCGCCCATGCGGCTGAGAGGCTTTCGGGCCGCGTGCGCGGGGCCTTCCTGGTCGCCGTGCCGGACCCGGACGGGCCGGCCTTTCCAACTCAAGCAGCGAGCTTTCGCGACGTGCCGGCGCGGGCGCTGCCGTTCCCGGTGCTGATCATCGCCAGCAGCGACGATCCCTACGGCACGACGGAGCATGCCCGCCGGCGGGCGCGGGACTGGGGGGCCGGGCTCGTCGAGATCGGCGCCAGGGGCCACATCAACGGAGCGAGCGGTCTCGGGGTCTGGCGCGAAGGGCGAATGCTGTTCGACGCCTTCGCCGCCGGAGCGCGCGCGTCAGGCTAG